In the Corvus cornix cornix isolate S_Up_H32 chromosome 18, ASM73873v5, whole genome shotgun sequence genome, one interval contains:
- the NDEL1 gene encoding nuclear distribution protein nudE-like 1 isoform X2, whose amino-acid sequence MDSEEIPTFSSPKEETAYWKELSLKYKQSFQEAREELAEFQEGSRELEAELEAQLVQAEQRNRDLQADNQRLKYEVETLKEKLEHQYAQSYKQVSLLEDDLSQTRAIKDQLHKYVRELEQANDDLERAKRATIVSLEDFEQRLNQAIERNAFLESELDDKESLLVSVQRLKDEARDLRQELAVRERQQEVTRKSAPSSPTLDCEKMDSAVQASLSLPATPVGKGSENSFPSPKAIPNGFGTSPLTPSARISALNIVGDLLRKVGALESKLAACRNFAKDQASRKSYISGNVNSAVMSSNGTKYPHPGHTSFFDKGAVNGFDQGPPGLGGSRPSSAPGMLPLSV is encoded by the exons ATGgacagtgaagaaattcctaCTTTTTCGAGTCCAAAGGAGGAAACTGCATATTGGAAAGAGCTTTCCTTGAAGTACAAACAAAG CTTCCAGGAGGCCCGTGAGGAGCTGGCTGAGTTccaggagggaagcagggaattaGAAGCTGAGTTGGAGGCACAGCTAGTGCAAGCtgagcagaggaacagagatTTGCAAGCAGATAACCAAAGACTGAAATATGAAGTGGAAACATTAAAG GAGAAACTGGAGCACCAGTACGCCCAGAGTTACAAGCAGGTGTCGTTGTTGGAGGATGACCTGAGCCAGACAAGGGCCATCAAAGATCAGCTGCACAAATATgtgagggagctggagcaggccAATGATGACCTGGAACGTGCAAAGAG GGCAACAATAGTTTCATTGGAAGACTTTGAACAAAGGCTGAACCAAGCTATtgagagaaatgcatttttagaaaGTGAATTGGATGACAAGGAGTCATTGCTGGTCTCTGTACAGAGATTAAAGGATGAAGCAAGAG ACCTACGGCAAGAGCTGGCTgtgagggaaaggcagcaggaggtAACCCGAAAATCAGCACCCAGCTCGCCCACTCTGGACTGTGAGAAGATGGATTCAGCTGTCCAGGCCTCTCTCTCCTTGCCAGCTACACCCGTTGGAAAAGGATcagaaaatagttttccttccccaaaag CTATACCAAATGGGTTTGGTACCAGCCCACTGACTCCTTCAGCTCGAATATCTGCACTCAACATTGTGGGAGATCTGCTACGGAAAGTGGGG GCCTTAGAATCCAAATTAGCTGCTTGCAGGAATTTTGCAAAGGACCAGGCATCACGGAAATCCTACATTTCAGGGAATGTCAACAGCGCCGTGATGAGCAGCAACGGCACAAAGTACCCACACCCAGGGCACACGTCCTTCTTCGACAAGGG ggcagtgaACGGCTTTGACCAAGGGCCCCCCGGCCTGGGGGGCTCCCGACCGTCCTCGGCGCCGGGAATGCTCCCCCTGAGTGTATGA
- the NDEL1 gene encoding nuclear distribution protein nudE-like 1 isoform X1, with protein sequence MESPGSFFKVVLIMDSEEIPTFSSPKEETAYWKELSLKYKQSFQEAREELAEFQEGSRELEAELEAQLVQAEQRNRDLQADNQRLKYEVETLKEKLEHQYAQSYKQVSLLEDDLSQTRAIKDQLHKYVRELEQANDDLERAKRATIVSLEDFEQRLNQAIERNAFLESELDDKESLLVSVQRLKDEARDLRQELAVRERQQEVTRKSAPSSPTLDCEKMDSAVQASLSLPATPVGKGSENSFPSPKAIPNGFGTSPLTPSARISALNIVGDLLRKVGALESKLAACRNFAKDQASRKSYISGNVNSAVMSSNGTKYPHPGHTSFFDKGAVNGFDQGPPGLGGSRPSSAPGMLPLSV encoded by the exons ATGGAGAGCCCGGGAAGCTTTTTTAAG GTCGTGTTGATCATGgacagtgaagaaattcctaCTTTTTCGAGTCCAAAGGAGGAAACTGCATATTGGAAAGAGCTTTCCTTGAAGTACAAACAAAG CTTCCAGGAGGCCCGTGAGGAGCTGGCTGAGTTccaggagggaagcagggaattaGAAGCTGAGTTGGAGGCACAGCTAGTGCAAGCtgagcagaggaacagagatTTGCAAGCAGATAACCAAAGACTGAAATATGAAGTGGAAACATTAAAG GAGAAACTGGAGCACCAGTACGCCCAGAGTTACAAGCAGGTGTCGTTGTTGGAGGATGACCTGAGCCAGACAAGGGCCATCAAAGATCAGCTGCACAAATATgtgagggagctggagcaggccAATGATGACCTGGAACGTGCAAAGAG GGCAACAATAGTTTCATTGGAAGACTTTGAACAAAGGCTGAACCAAGCTATtgagagaaatgcatttttagaaaGTGAATTGGATGACAAGGAGTCATTGCTGGTCTCTGTACAGAGATTAAAGGATGAAGCAAGAG ACCTACGGCAAGAGCTGGCTgtgagggaaaggcagcaggaggtAACCCGAAAATCAGCACCCAGCTCGCCCACTCTGGACTGTGAGAAGATGGATTCAGCTGTCCAGGCCTCTCTCTCCTTGCCAGCTACACCCGTTGGAAAAGGATcagaaaatagttttccttccccaaaag CTATACCAAATGGGTTTGGTACCAGCCCACTGACTCCTTCAGCTCGAATATCTGCACTCAACATTGTGGGAGATCTGCTACGGAAAGTGGGG GCCTTAGAATCCAAATTAGCTGCTTGCAGGAATTTTGCAAAGGACCAGGCATCACGGAAATCCTACATTTCAGGGAATGTCAACAGCGCCGTGATGAGCAGCAACGGCACAAAGTACCCACACCCAGGGCACACGTCCTTCTTCGACAAGGG ggcagtgaACGGCTTTGACCAAGGGCCCCCCGGCCTGGGGGGCTCCCGACCGTCCTCGGCGCCGGGAATGCTCCCCCTGAGTGTATGA
- the NDEL1 gene encoding nuclear distribution protein nudE-like 1 isoform X3, which yields MESPGSFFKVVLIMDSEEIPTFSSPKEETAYWKELSLKYKQSFQEAREELAEFQEGSRELEAELEAQLVQAEQRNRDLQADNQRLKYEVETLKEKLEHQYAQSYKQVSLLEDDLSQTRAIKDQLHKYVRELEQANDDLERAKRATIVSLEDFEQRLNQAIERNAFLESELDDKESLLVSVQRLKDEARDLRQELAVRERQQEVTRKSAPSSPTLDCEKMDSAVQASLSLPATPVGKGSENSFPSPKAIPNGFGTSPLTPSARISALNIVGDLLRKVGALESKLAACRNFAKDQASRKSYISGNVNSAVMSSNGTKYPHPGHTSFFDKGREKVIFPTLVMGQ from the exons ATGGAGAGCCCGGGAAGCTTTTTTAAG GTCGTGTTGATCATGgacagtgaagaaattcctaCTTTTTCGAGTCCAAAGGAGGAAACTGCATATTGGAAAGAGCTTTCCTTGAAGTACAAACAAAG CTTCCAGGAGGCCCGTGAGGAGCTGGCTGAGTTccaggagggaagcagggaattaGAAGCTGAGTTGGAGGCACAGCTAGTGCAAGCtgagcagaggaacagagatTTGCAAGCAGATAACCAAAGACTGAAATATGAAGTGGAAACATTAAAG GAGAAACTGGAGCACCAGTACGCCCAGAGTTACAAGCAGGTGTCGTTGTTGGAGGATGACCTGAGCCAGACAAGGGCCATCAAAGATCAGCTGCACAAATATgtgagggagctggagcaggccAATGATGACCTGGAACGTGCAAAGAG GGCAACAATAGTTTCATTGGAAGACTTTGAACAAAGGCTGAACCAAGCTATtgagagaaatgcatttttagaaaGTGAATTGGATGACAAGGAGTCATTGCTGGTCTCTGTACAGAGATTAAAGGATGAAGCAAGAG ACCTACGGCAAGAGCTGGCTgtgagggaaaggcagcaggaggtAACCCGAAAATCAGCACCCAGCTCGCCCACTCTGGACTGTGAGAAGATGGATTCAGCTGTCCAGGCCTCTCTCTCCTTGCCAGCTACACCCGTTGGAAAAGGATcagaaaatagttttccttccccaaaag CTATACCAAATGGGTTTGGTACCAGCCCACTGACTCCTTCAGCTCGAATATCTGCACTCAACATTGTGGGAGATCTGCTACGGAAAGTGGGG GCCTTAGAATCCAAATTAGCTGCTTGCAGGAATTTTGCAAAGGACCAGGCATCACGGAAATCCTACATTTCAGGGAATGTCAACAGCGCCGTGATGAGCAGCAACGGCACAAAGTACCCACACCCAGGGCACACGTCCTTCTTCGACAAGGG GCGTGAGAAGGTCATATTCCCCACCTTGGTCATGG ggcagtga